The following nucleotide sequence is from Pirellulales bacterium.
TCTGGCTGCACTTACCGCACAGTGGTCAGCGTGGCTACAAGCTGCGCATCCTGACCGAACGGTTTCCGAAGAACTCGGACGATGGTTGAATTCATCCATCGCCGATCCCAACGAGGTCATTCCTTCCACCGAAGAGAAACAAACCGCCGACGAAGCATGGCGACGTTGGCTCGGCAAAGTTCCCGGCGTGCAAGCGCTATTGCCGCCATTAGCCATGCAATTGCGGCGATTGCGCCAATCACAATTCAATTTCGCCGATCAACTGCAAGCCGCCAAACTCGACGCGATGAAGGAATTTGCCTACGGCGCTGGGCACGAAATTAATAACCCCCTGGCGAACATCGCCAGCCGCGCCCAAATGCTCCTCGTCGACGAAAACGACCCCGAACGTCGGCGGCGTTTGGTCGCCATCAATACACAAGCATTTCGCGTTCATGAAATGCTGGCCGACATGATGCTTTTCGCCCGCCCGCCAAAGCCACAGTTTCAGCGCGTCGATGCCGCTCGTCTGGCGGATGACGTGCTGAGTGAACTCGCCGACGAAGCAGCCGCTCAAGGAACTAAGCTCGAACGCCGCGGCGAAGCCGGCCCCTGCCTCATCGACGCCGACCCCGCTCAGTTCCACGTTGCCCTCCGAGCTTTGTGCATCAACTCGCTGGAAGCATTGGGCAGCGGCGGAGTTATTTGCATTGAAATTCAGTGCCAGCAGCCTCTTGAAAGCGGATGGCGGATGGCGGATGGCGGAATCGAAACTTCTGCGCATCACCAAACTGCCGCGCACCAGACACCAGACCACTGCGCCGTACAAATTTCCGTTGCCGACACCGGCCCAGGTATTCCAGCCGAAATCGGTGAAAAAATCTTTGATCCCTTCTTTTCTGGCCGCGAAGCCGGTCGCGGCCTCGGATTTGGACTTTCAAAGTGCTGGCGAATCGTAACACTTCACGGCGGAAGGATCGAAGTCGAAAGTCATTCTGCCATTGGAGCAAAGTTCACCATCACATTGCCTGCCAACCAAAGTAGAAATCTTGACCTCGCGCAAAGGAGCTGAGGCAACTGGTTGTGACACGAGTCTGTCAACCGTGCCACCATAGGAAGCCACTTGTCGCCAATTCTCATGTATCGGCTATTTTGTCTCGCGATCTAACCGGACCCAATCGACGATCTCGCTCGCCACCTCGCCTGGCGATTTGTCTTCGGTATCGACAATCAGATTCGCACACTCCTGATACCACGGCTCGCGCTGGCTGAGCAGCAATCGAATCTCCGCCATTCCGCCGGCGCCGGTTAGGTTCGGCCGACGAGCCTTGGTGGCGTCATCTCCAGTGATTCGTCGGTGCAACGTTTCCGGCGCTGCCTGCAACCAGACGACGGCACGATGCATTGTACACAATGTCGCGCGATTTTCGGCACGCAGGACCACGCCGCCTCCCAACGCCAATACTGCTTGCTCCAGTAATATCAATTCGCCCAGTACCGCACTCTCCAAATCGCGAAAGGCAGCCTCCCCTTCGTCGGCGAAAATCGCCGCGATCGTTTTGCCGGCACGGCGTTCGATTTCGTCGTCGGCGTCGATGCACGACCAGCCCAGTTTTTCGGCAACCAACGGCGCAACCTTCGTCTTGCCGCAGCCGCGATAGCCGATCAAAGCGATCGACGAAAGGCATGGGTTTGCCGCAACGGACTTGGCAACCGCCGCCAGCGCTGCTTGGCACGTTTGGCCCACTGCGCGCAGCTTAAATTTTCGCTGCACTCGATCGACAGGCTCGATATCGATTTCCAATCGTTCCGGCGGCAGGCAGTGCTCAACGCGGTCAGCCCACTCGATAAATGCCCATCCTGGGCGGGTGAAGTATTCCTCTGGGCCTAGTGCCAGAAATTCGTCTTCGTCGCGCAGCCGATAGACGTCAAAATGAAAGATCGGCACTCGCCCTGAGTATTCGTGGATCAGCACAAAGGTCGGGCTTGCCACATTCCCTGATGCGACGCCCGCAGCATCCCCCACGGCTTGCACGAGCCGCGTCTTTCCCGCCCCCAGTGGACCAATCAGCGCTATCACCGTGCGCGGCGGCAACGATGCTGCCAAAGCACGACCTAACCGTATTGTCAGCGATTCGTCACCCGGTCCGATTGTAAGCTCGTTCATGGGATGCGCGGATTAGCGAGCCTACAAGGATTGAACGTCGGCATCCAGTCGCCCAAAGCTGACCTGCAAGTTGACGGCCAATGTCAGTCGGTGTAGATATCGCGATCGAGAGATCTCGACCGCACCAAGCGAGGCAGTATGATCGGTCAATTGTTGAATGTCGAGCAATTGAAACCCTTGCCGCTGAAGATGACCGATCAGGGAAGCGAGCGCCACTTTCGATGCGTCTCGCTCGCGGAAGAACATTGACTCGGCCGCGAACAACCCACCGATCGAAACGCCGTAAGTGCCGCCAACGAGGTCTTCATCTTGCCATACTTCAACGCTGTGTGCATGGCCCGACCGGTGCAAATTCTCGTATGCGGCAATCATCTCGTCGCTCAACCAGGTGTTGCCTGTCCGGTCGCCAACCGAGGCGCAGCCGCGGATCACACCGGCAAAATCGCGATCACTAGTCACCGCAAATTTGCCGCTGCGAATTCGCCGGGCGAGGCGACGGGAAATATGAAATCCCTCAAATTCAAAAATCGCTCGTGGATTCGGCGACCACCACTGCACTTCGTCGCAATTTTCTAGTAGCGGCCATGGAAATATGCCGTGGCGGTACGCGTCCAACAACCATTCCGTGGAAAGCTCCCCACCGACCAGCACCAGGCCCCAGCGGTTGGCCTGCTGGGCTGGTGGGAAATAGCGAGATGGTGAAAGCGCGGGTGTCATAGTCAGCGTCGCGGGGCAACTCTCGTCTCTTTGAACAGTAGTTAATTGCGATCGCTCTGGCAACTGGAGTTCCACACCCCACAGGACGAATCATCCATTCAAACTCAGCGCGACTCCAAAGCCCGCCGCGCCAGTCAGAATGCGACGTCTCCAAATCAGAGCCACGCCCATCAGGAATCGGATGGATCGATTCCGCGTTCTCATGGGCGAGCTTCGCAATGGCATGGAATGGGCGCGGCGTGAAATCTGGCGCCTCTGGTGACGAAACGAGGGGCGAATCGCAATCGGTGGAGGTTGCTCGCGGGCGGCCGTTACGGTTGATGGATTGCTAGAGCGCGCTAGTGTTGCGAATCGACATCGACCAGCAATTCTTCAAAGACCGGATCGACCAGTCGATTTTCATCCGACCAGCGTTTGGCCTTCACTTTGCAAGTCAAAGCAGGGCGGATCCATTTGCCATCTATTCGCAATGGAATGAACGGATTCGGCTGGCGTAGTTCAGCCATGCGCCGATTGAGCTGCGCTCGCACTTCAGAGGAGATGCCGTCGCTGACGGTGCCGACATACTGCAATTTACCGCCGACATCGGCTGCCAAGATGAGATGATAAAAATCGTGGTCCCCCAGCGGCTTGAAGCCGAGAATCAAGCAATCGACCGGCAGCTTTGGCTTGCCGGGCGGCTGTGGCTCATCTTGATCGATCGGTTCCTTGGCTTTCCCGGCGAAGTCTTCGATCGATTCCTGGAGCGATTTGTCGCTGCTCGCATTCGCAGCGAGTTCTTGAGCCCGATCGGCAATGGCTTTTGTCAGGTTGTAGCGAGCCGGTGTACCTCCCCAATCGAGCAGGTCTTTGTCCGCCAGCCCTCCAATGAGCAAGCCGCCAAGAATCGCCGTCACGCCCCAGGCGCCGACCGCCGTTTGCCAGAAAGTGGTCGGCAACTCACGGAGAACCGTAATCCAAATTGCCACAGGCTTCAGGACAATATCGAGCAGATGATACCGATCGTTATGCATGATCGCGAAGATGTAGCAAGCCAGATGAGCTCCGCAAAAAATCAATCCTCCAACCAGCATTTGCCCAACCGTCCAGACGAACCGAATATTGCCGTGTTGCGGCAGCATCAACCGGAGGAGAAAACTTGCGATCAGCACGGCCGCCACACCGCCCATCAGTTTCCATGCCCAAAGGGGAATCATGGTTTTGCAGATATCCAGTTTCGACTTCGGCGCTGGCTGCGGCAAGTCTTCGCGATCCCACGGATCGAGTTCGACAAACGTCGCCAGCCGTGGATACCAGCCGCAGCGCCGGCACCAGCCCTGACCACCGGTCCGTGGCGTTTCGCACTTCTCACAGGCGGATTCGCTCAGATTGAGGTCGCATTCGGAGGTCGTTGCCGCAACGTCAATGGTTTCCAATGCGGCTTCCGGCGCAAACGACATTAGCTGCTCGGCTTCCGGCAACGCGCGCGGTTCGATATCAGCGTCAAATTCGGTCAGTTCGGCTGGAGGCACGGCAAATTTCTCATCATTTTTGGCCCAAAGACGCAGAAAAAATCACAAACAAACATAGAACATGGAGGAAACGAAGCCCCATCTCGACCTCGCTGGAACCGCGGTAAATTCTGAAAAAGCACTCCCTACCACAAACATGTTGGATGCCCAATTTAACGCCTTTGTGTGACGATTTTTTGATTTTCGCACCATGTATCGGTTATCAGGAGGCCGCTGGTGCCACGACGAGCGATGCGTTGGGGCAGCTTGTTGGTTATATTGAGGCTAAGCAGCAATGCCCTACAATCAGGTGAATACCATGGACAGCGAGCCTCTGTTTTCCGAGCCGGTCGCAATCGGCAACTCGGAACTTCACACTCGGCGGCCGTCGAACCGCCTGCCGCTGCTGCTCATGTTGCTCTTGGTTGTGATCGTGCTTGCTTTGATCTCTCCGGTAATGGAGCGAATTCAATATTCTCGCACGCGCGGCGAAGTCCTGGCCTTGCGAAAGGAGCTGCCCGAATTGAATTTGAAAGCGCTGAGCAAGGCATTCACGCTGGTTTATCGACAGGTCAAACCGAGCGTCGTACACATCGACACCAAGCGTTCTCTGGGCAGTGGTCGCGGCGATTTTTTTTCGATGTTCGGCGGACGCCAGCAGTTGTACGAAGCTCAAGGACAGGCTTCAGGCGTCATTATTGACGACGCAGGTTACATCATCACGAACCTGCACGTTGTGGAAGACTCGGAGGAGATCGACGTGCAACTCGACGACGGCCGGACATTCCTGGCGGAATTGATCGGAATCGATCCGAAAATTGACCTGGCGGTGCTCAAAATCGATGCCGCTGGGCTTGTTGCAGCCGCTTGGGGGGACAGCAACCAACTTGAAATCGGCGAAATGGTGTGGGCCATTGGCAATCCGTTCGGACTTGATCAGACCATCACTTCTGGCATCGTCAGCCAAAAAGGCCGCCAAGGGCAAAGTGTCTATCAGGAGTTTCTGCAGACCGATGTCGCCATCAACCCTGGTAATAGCGGCGGGCCACTGGTGGACATCAACGGTGAAGTGCTCGGCATCAACACGGCGATCTTGGGCCACGGATATCAAGGAATCAGCTTCGCAATTCCAAGCAACCTCGTTCACGAATCCTATGAAAAAATTCGCAAGGATGGCAAAGTGATTCGCGCCTTTCTAGGCGTCGAACTAGATTTGCCGACCCGCAAGGATATTCAACAATTGGGCCTGCCGTTCGATCGGCCGATCGGAGCGATCGTTCGATCGGTGACACCCAACTCGCCGGCCGCGACGGCCAAGTTGCTCCAGGGCGATGTAATTACCCAGTGGAATGGTCAACCGGTGGCCGACCATCGGGAGCTGACGTTGATGATCGCCCGTACGCCGCCAGACGAAAAAATCGAATTCCAAGTCATCCGCCAAGGAAAGGAAATCACGCTGGAAGCAACGGTGATCGAAAAACCGGCCGCGTTGAGATAAGGCTTACGCGGCCGAGCGCTTTTGCTGCATCCATTGAATGTGATCGCGCAGCCGCTCCAGCCAACTGCGGCCGTCGGTCGGGTCTTTCACCCGCTTCATCCGCAAATTTCCGCGGAGCATGGCACGGTGCAAGCTCCAGTCGATGCCGCCGTGGCGAGCGACGGTTTCATCAAAATCTCGGTACGGATCGATGCCCAGCGCGGCGAGATGTTGATAGTGCTCGCCTTTGCCCAAGGGGCCGGTGTGGTGGATGCCGACCTTATCGATGATCGCCATCTCGTGCTTCGCAAAATGCTTCGGCCATATCCAATCCAATCCCCAGCCAGATCGGTTTTCGAGAAACGTCGGCTTCACTTGGAAAAACGCTTCTCGCGTAAAGATCGGGCACATCACCTCGACGTAGGGCGTGTATCGCAAGATATTGCCGCGACGCTGCGTGAGACCGCGGAACGAAAAATCTCCCTTGGCAATCGCAGGCTGGGCAAGCTTCAGTTGGTAATGCTCGAACAACTCGAACAGCAGGTTGACCCCTGCCGTATCGCAGGCGATGTCGTCGTCGGGGCACCAGATTCGGTCATAGTGTTGCAGCGACGCGAAGTGTTCTTCCGCAACATAGTGTACATGCTCCCACTTAAATCCTTTGCGGCGGACATAAAACTTGGCACCTGGCTGAACTGGGTCGGAGCCATTGCCGTAATACAGCAAAAACAGATCGAAATTCGGCGTGTCGGGGCCTTCGATCCACGTTCGATGAACGGAGTGATCTCCGATGGGTGAAATAACCAGATTACATGTCATCGCTTGCCCCTTTAAGCTGCCTGCGCGCGTTGCTCTTGCTCAAGCTCCTTGTCGGCCAGCGCCAACGCTTGCGCAACGACCTGGTGCATATCGTAATACATATACGTGCCCAACCGGCCGCCGAAGATGATCTTAGTCGCCGCGCCAAGTGTACGATACTGCTCGTACCGAGCGGTGTTCTGCTGGTCGCGCACCGGGTAATACGGAATTTTCGATTCGTCGTACTTGTCGGGATACTCGTATGTAATGACCGTTCGCGCGGAGTCGAGCAAGTCGAAATGTTTGTGTTCGGTGATTCGCGTATGCGGCACATCTGCGGCCGTGTAGTTGACGATGGCGCTGCCTTGGAAATCGCCATCCAGCACGCGGTGTTCGAATCGCAGCGAGCGGTATTCGAGCCGCCCGAAGCGATAATCGAAAAACTCGTCGATTTTTCCGGTATACACCAGGGTCGGGGCTTGTTGTTGAACCCACTGGCGGTTCTCGAAGAAATCGACGCCGGTTTCAACGCGGATGTTGTCGTGATCGAGCATGTTTTCGAACAGCTTCGTGTAGCCGCCGACGGGTATGCCTTCATAGGGATCGTCGAAATAACGGTCGTTGTACGTGCGGCGGATCGGCAGGCGGCGAATAATCGAAGCCGGCAACTCCTTCGGCTCGCGGCCCCATTGTTTCGTCGTGTAGCCGCGGATAAAAGTCTCGTAGATTTCCGGCCCGACTTGAGCGAGAATCCAGTCTTCCAAATTGCGAGGATTTTCGCACGGCACCCGCACGCTGGCCAACTTTCGTTCGGCCTCGGCCGGTGAAGCGACACCCCACAATTGATGCAACGTCATCAAGTTGATGGGAAACGAAAACAGCCTGCCGCCGAAGTTCACGGGCGTTCGCAAACGAAAGTGGTTAAACTCCGCGAAGCGATTGACGAACTGCCAAACTTGCATGCTATGCGTATGAAAGACGTGCGGCCCGTAACGATGCACGTGAATGCCTTCCATCGCTTCGCTATAGCAGTTGCCGCCGATATGAGGTCGCTTTTCGATCAACATCACTCGGCGATCCTTCTCGGCGACGACTCGCGCAAACACCGCTCCAAACATGCCGCAACCGACGATAATGTAATCGAATGGCATTCGCGTCAATAACCGTCTTCATTGAACCGCGGATGGACCTCCGCGAAAATGCGCTGCTCGATCACGCGGCGCGACCGAACCGCATTTCTTCTTTGACCAATCCCTTTGCGCATCGCATCGGAACGTCTTTTCGCGTCAAATAGGTCACGTTTCGCCCTTGTCGCCAGTTGGTCGGCGCAGTCGCATCGGTCCGATGCCAAAGGTGATAGGTATACGTCCAGCGCAAGATCGACTCGATCCGCACGCCGCCCATTCGCAGGCGCAATCGCAGATCGTCGTCTTCGCAGCCCCATCCCTCGAAGTTTTCGTCGTAGCCATTGACCAATACGTAATCCGATCGCCAAATGCCAACGTTGTTGCCGATGAGTTTGGGTTTCGTCGGATGACGCAGCCATTGATAGAGTCGGGATTTGCGATCTTGTTTTTGTAGCCGTCGCAACTCTTCGCGCGGCGCAGCACTGACAAATTCCCCCAAACGAATCGCTGCTTCGTCGATCTTGTCTGAGGTCGATTCATCGAGCCGCGCGCAGTCACCTGCCATCACGATTCCACGCCTTCGCCGTCGGAGATGAATTGCCACATGATCCGGTGGCAAAATGCAATCGCCGTCTAAAAACAGCAAATACGGCGCTGTGCTCGCGCTTGCGCCTTCGTTGCGGCAGCGAGCCAACTGAAATGTGCTGTGTTGATGGGTGGTAAAATTCACCGGAAAGTCAACCGACCTGGCGAACTGATGCACAATCTGGGCGGTGTCGTCGGTTGAACCATCGTCGGTCACGACGACCTCCATCTTGTCCTGGACGTCGCGCTGCAAGGCAATGCTCAGTAGTGCCCGCCGCAAGTGGCCGGGACGCTGATACGTCGAAACGAGCAAGGCAATTTCGGGTTGAGCAATCACGCGTAAAAACCTCGCCTGGTAAGCCAGGCATTTCAACCGGGCTGGATCGAAACCACTTGCTGGCACAGCACCGAAACGAAGGAGATTTCGGAAAAACGGCCGCGCCGACGGGCGGCGAAGAGTAGCGAATTTAGCGAGGTAGCGTCAATGCCAGCGTGAAAGGCGGCAGCAACTCAGCAACTCGAGCGTAGGACAGGCCCTGATGAAATGCTGTTTTTCTGTGGTTTTGGTATGAATTATGGCTCAGCGACATTGCGGAATTCTCGGTGGGCCGCTTGGCGTTTTGCGGCACGAGTCTTTCCCATCTTTTTGGAAAACCACATGTGCGTGCGATGGGCGGATACCAACGCGAAGCCACGGTGGATGCTTGCTGCGGTTGTCGGATACCGGAGGCGGCCATCGCTCGCCAGCAAGCTGGTGAAGCCGCCTTTGCAGTGTTGGCGTTCCAGTTGCTGAAACAATCCCATTACAACCGCAATTGAGCGATGGTTTTTCAGTCGCTGTAGCTGTTTAGTCGAATGAAGTACATTGAACCGAAAGTTGTCTGTTGCTTGCACTTGCAGTTTTTGCTTGCATTGGTGCAACAACAACACTTAACCGTTGGCAGTAAAGCAGTTGTGTCAATTTTCCTGGTCGAGTTACTTTATCCGGCTAAAGAGATGCCAGATGTGATTTCCTGTGGACCATGTTCTCCTTCAGAAATGCAAGCCATTGGCCGAACGCGGCAACGATTCATCCTCGATTGTGCAGAAGTCGGCCGGTCGAGTTCCACGATCAAATCATTTGACATTTCCACCGGCGGCCGCCCCTGAAATCTGCGGTCGCGGTGAGGTCCATGGAAATGTCATAAATTACGCAAGTATTTTACTGCCTCGCCAATTTCGTACTCTGCGTCTTCCACGCGATCGCGTTGAATCGTGAAATAACCGCGATAGCCACGTTCTTCAAGCGCCCCCAGCAATGCCGGAAAATCAACGGACCCGCGCCCGAGCGGAACTTCTTGGCCGCGACCGCGATTGCGATCGAAAACGCCGTCGGTAGCATGGACGTGCAAAAGATGCGATGCCAGCGACTCGACCGCCTCCAGTGGGCTGAATCCATTCATCACGAGTTGGCCGGGATCAAGATCGACGCCGATCGAGCCGTCAGGCAATGCCGCGACCAAACGCGCAAGGTCAGCGCCGCTGACACTGCCGGTTTGTGCCGTTAGCAATGCGCCCAGATGCTGCCCGTGGCGCCCCAAGTCGGTCAGCACTTGCAGCAACAAATTCCACTGTGGCCCTTCCGCTTTTTCCGGAATCTGGCCGATATGGTTGATGACCACGGATGCTCCAAGCGATTGAGCCATTCGCATCGCATCCTTTGTTCCGGCAACGCGGCGATCGAGGTCTTCCAGCGAATCATATCCCCGTCGCGTGCGATAAGAAACGGCGGACACGCGCAGCCGCTGGTCATCGAGCATCTTGCGCAATTGCCGTAACGCCGTTTGCGTCATCTCCGCCGGCTTCAAGCTCCAGCGGGCATCGATTTCGATGGCATCGGCTCCCAGCTTGGCCGCCAACGGAATTCCTTTGGCCATCGGCGTGCGTAAACTCGGCAAGTGAATTCCGATTTTCATGGTGGACGAATGTGGCGGTGAACGGCGATCGCCGTCCATTCCAACGGACGGCGCACCTCCACCATCAACTTTCAACAAATTCCGGAGCAACTTGCTTGGAAATCACGCCAGCTCGATAGCCTTCCGCAAGAAGACGCGAGACAGCTTCTCGTCCGCGCGGACCAAAGTCGAGCGTCCAATCGTTCACATACATCCCAACAAATCGATCCGCTCTGGCCTGATCGAGATCGCGACCGTACTTCATCGCATAATCGAGAGCTTCCTGACGATGCTGCAAACCATAGCGAATACTCTCCTTCAACAGCCGATTGACTTCGCGGATCGTATCGCGGCCGAGATCGCGTCGCAGAACGTTTCCACCCAAGGGCAACGGCAAACTGGTGGTTTCAAACCACCATTGGCCCAAATCGACCGCCAGCTTCAAATTTCGATCGCCGTAGGTGAGTTGCCCTTCGTGAATAATCAAGCCGGCATCGATCGGCTTCCCTTCATATTGCCCCTCGACGGCCGCATCGATGATCCGGTCGAACGGCACAACGACGTATCGAAAATCGTTCCCCAGGCACAATCGCAGGGCGAGAAAGGCTGTGGTCAGCGTACCAGGAACGGCGATCGTCAGCGGCCGAAGCTGCTCGACCGTGAATTGCGAAGTCGCCACAACCATCGGACCGTAACAATCTCCCATGCTCGCGCCACACGGACAAAGAACATACTTGTCGGTCAAGTGGGCGTATGCGTGAATGCTGACCGCGGTCAGTTCCAATTCGCCCGCGAAAGCGCGACGGTTGAGAGTTTCGATATCGACCAATTCGTGACGAAATTTGAACCGACCGGTGTCAATCTTGTCGTTCGCCAGTGCGTGGAACATAAATGCGTCGTCCGGATCTGGACTGTGGCCGACGCGAATGACCTGTTTAGCGGCGGTGGCGATCAAAGGAGTTGCTCCGGTGCGAGGATACGTGATTGGACACGCCCATGATACGCCGCTGGAGCGTTAGCGCAAAGCGGTTGCGCGTACAACAGAAGAAGTATTGAATGGGCGAGGGGGAGAAAGGGAGAGGGGAGGCGGTGTCCCTTTCTTTCTTCCCCCCCTTCGCGTTCGCCTACGATCTTGGTCCATTGTGAGATCGTGGCGCTTCTTTGCCGAAGCCGCGACCGACGGCCTGGGCGTCTTTGGGGTCGAGCCTTGAGGCGCGGACGTTTTCGCGCTGAATGGCGTCGTAGACCTCCTGGCGGTGAACGGGAATTTCCGTCGGGGCGTTGATGCCCAAGCGAACTTTGTCGCCGCGAATATCAACGATGGTGACAACAATATTGTCGCCGATCATGATGCTTTCGTCGCGTTGTCTCGACAAGACCAGCATCGAGGACTCCTTCCTTGCAGTTCGAGGCCGATGATGGGTGCATCGGCCAGTGTTTATGTTTTCGCCGGCGACGATTTGTAAATAAACGACCTTAGGGTTCAGGCTTCAGAACTTTGATGGATAGTTCTTGTTCGCAACCTAATCCCGGAATTCTACTAAGCACTCTTCCGCAGCGCCATCGGCTCGGGTGTGAGTGGAAATTGCAGCGGCAAATCTCCGTTGGTAATTACCTGGCGACCGACGCGGCGCTTGAGGTTGATCACCAGCGGGGCCTTCAAATTCAATGTAATGCCACGGTCGTTCTTGCCAACGACCGCCAACACCTGCGCTTCCTTCACCTCGTTCAACTCCAGCGGCAATAGCTCGCCACGCGACACTCGCACTTGGTAATCGGGCACAAAGCGCCTCGGACTGACCACGGCTAGTGCCAATTCTGGCTGTGCGGTGCTTTGCAACCAACCGAGCGCTTCGTTTTCTGTGTCGGCCAAGAGAACCCAGTGACGAGCATGTTCCAATCCCAGCAGGCCGGTGGGAAAGTGAATCAGGTCATCTGGCTCCATCTCAACGTCGCCGAATCGTGTCGTTTCGAGCTTCATGTGGACCTCCTGTCCATTAAGGGGTCAGGGTATAGAGTTCAGGAGAGAACCCAATTGCACTGACTGAATCCCGTACCCTGAACCCTCCTTTGCCGTGCCCGGCCGCGGATTCCATCGCGGTTTTCCGCAACACACCAGTTACATCGGCTAGCACTTTCGGCGACCAAGAGAAATTTGCTTGGATGTGGCAAACTAACGAACGTGGCGATTATGTGCCGTAAGCGC
It contains:
- a CDS encoding HAMP domain-containing histidine kinase gives rise to the protein MSAAQIFTLPPVVLDAVDWRLPLCDATAMDLAQALVEPDTSRQATRLAAALAIDPALAIWARLSAASQQRTPCERSNLDRMPPLAEWLSAHLIDFIAAPAAASIEGCSPEQLSQFAALVAESVGKARAATRGFPYEFAILQPQYLAALTAQWSAWLQAAHPDRTVSEELGRWLNSSIADPNEVIPSTEEKQTADEAWRRWLGKVPGVQALLPPLAMQLRRLRQSQFNFADQLQAAKLDAMKEFAYGAGHEINNPLANIASRAQMLLVDENDPERRRRLVAINTQAFRVHEMLADMMLFARPPKPQFQRVDAARLADDVLSELADEAAAQGTKLERRGEAGPCLIDADPAQFHVALRALCINSLEALGSGGVICIEIQCQQPLESGWRMADGGIETSAHHQTAAHQTPDHCAVQISVADTGPGIPAEIGEKIFDPFFSGREAGRGLGFGLSKCWRIVTLHGGRIEVESHSAIGAKFTITLPANQSRNLDLAQRS
- the tsaE gene encoding tRNA (adenosine(37)-N6)-threonylcarbamoyltransferase complex ATPase subunit type 1 TsaE, giving the protein MNELTIGPGDESLTIRLGRALAASLPPRTVIALIGPLGAGKTRLVQAVGDAAGVASGNVASPTFVLIHEYSGRVPIFHFDVYRLRDEDEFLALGPEEYFTRPGWAFIEWADRVEHCLPPERLEIDIEPVDRVQRKFKLRAVGQTCQAALAAVAKSVAANPCLSSIALIGYRGCGKTKVAPLVAEKLGWSCIDADDEIERRAGKTIAAIFADEGEAAFRDLESAVLGELILLEQAVLALGGGVVLRAENRATLCTMHRAVVWLQAAPETLHRRITGDDATKARRPNLTGAGGMAEIRLLLSQREPWYQECANLIVDTEDKSPGEVASEIVDWVRLDRETK
- a CDS encoding leucyl/phenylalanyl-tRNA--protein transferase yields the protein MTPALSPSRYFPPAQQANRWGLVLVGGELSTEWLLDAYRHGIFPWPLLENCDEVQWWSPNPRAIFEFEGFHISRRLARRIRSGKFAVTSDRDFAGVIRGCASVGDRTGNTWLSDEMIAAYENLHRSGHAHSVEVWQDEDLVGGTYGVSIGGLFAAESMFFRERDASKVALASLIGHLQRQGFQLLDIQQLTDHTASLGAVEISRSRYLHRLTLAVNLQVSFGRLDADVQSL
- a CDS encoding trypsin-like peptidase domain-containing protein yields the protein MPYNQVNTMDSEPLFSEPVAIGNSELHTRRPSNRLPLLLMLLLVVIVLALISPVMERIQYSRTRGEVLALRKELPELNLKALSKAFTLVYRQVKPSVVHIDTKRSLGSGRGDFFSMFGGRQQLYEAQGQASGVIIDDAGYIITNLHVVEDSEEIDVQLDDGRTFLAELIGIDPKIDLAVLKIDAAGLVAAAWGDSNQLEIGEMVWAIGNPFGLDQTITSGIVSQKGRQGQSVYQEFLQTDVAINPGNSGGPLVDINGEVLGINTAILGHGYQGISFAIPSNLVHESYEKIRKDGKVIRAFLGVELDLPTRKDIQQLGLPFDRPIGAIVRSVTPNSPAATAKLLQGDVITQWNGQPVADHRELTLMIARTPPDEKIEFQVIRQGKEITLEATVIEKPAALR
- the glf gene encoding UDP-galactopyranose mutase encodes the protein MPFDYIIVGCGMFGAVFARVVAEKDRRVMLIEKRPHIGGNCYSEAMEGIHVHRYGPHVFHTHSMQVWQFVNRFAEFNHFRLRTPVNFGGRLFSFPINLMTLHQLWGVASPAEAERKLASVRVPCENPRNLEDWILAQVGPEIYETFIRGYTTKQWGREPKELPASIIRRLPIRRTYNDRYFDDPYEGIPVGGYTKLFENMLDHDNIRVETGVDFFENRQWVQQQAPTLVYTGKIDEFFDYRFGRLEYRSLRFEHRVLDGDFQGSAIVNYTAADVPHTRITEHKHFDLLDSARTVITYEYPDKYDESKIPYYPVRDQQNTARYEQYRTLGAATKIIFGGRLGTYMYYDMHQVVAQALALADKELEQEQRAQAA
- a CDS encoding glycosyltransferase; translation: MIAQPEIALLVSTYQRPGHLRRALLSIALQRDVQDKMEVVVTDDGSTDDTAQIVHQFARSVDFPVNFTTHQHSTFQLARCRNEGASASTAPYLLFLDGDCILPPDHVAIHLRRRRRGIVMAGDCARLDESTSDKIDEAAIRLGEFVSAAPREELRRLQKQDRKSRLYQWLRHPTKPKLIGNNVGIWRSDYVLVNGYDENFEGWGCEDDDLRLRLRMGGVRIESILRWTYTYHLWHRTDATAPTNWRQGRNVTYLTRKDVPMRCAKGLVKEEMRFGRAA
- a CDS encoding sugar phosphate isomerase/epimerase, coding for MKIGIHLPSLRTPMAKGIPLAAKLGADAIEIDARWSLKPAEMTQTALRQLRKMLDDQRLRVSAVSYRTRRGYDSLEDLDRRVAGTKDAMRMAQSLGASVVINHIGQIPEKAEGPQWNLLLQVLTDLGRHGQHLGALLTAQTGSVSGADLARLVAALPDGSIGVDLDPGQLVMNGFSPLEAVESLASHLLHVHATDGVFDRNRGRGQEVPLGRGSVDFPALLGALEERGYRGYFTIQRDRVEDAEYEIGEAVKYLRNL
- a CDS encoding ABC transporter substrate-binding protein, which gives rise to MFHALANDKIDTGRFKFRHELVDIETLNRRAFAGELELTAVSIHAYAHLTDKYVLCPCGASMGDCYGPMVVATSQFTVEQLRPLTIAVPGTLTTAFLALRLCLGNDFRYVVVPFDRIIDAAVEGQYEGKPIDAGLIIHEGQLTYGDRNLKLAVDLGQWWFETTSLPLPLGGNVLRRDLGRDTIREVNRLLKESIRYGLQHRQEALDYAMKYGRDLDQARADRFVGMYVNDWTLDFGPRGREAVSRLLAEGYRAGVISKQVAPEFVES
- the csrA gene encoding carbon storage regulator CsrA, translated to MLVLSRQRDESIMIGDNIVVTIVDIRGDKVRLGINAPTEIPVHRQEVYDAIQRENVRASRLDPKDAQAVGRGFGKEAPRSHNGPRS
- the fliW gene encoding flagellar assembly protein FliW; translated protein: MKLETTRFGDVEMEPDDLIHFPTGLLGLEHARHWVLLADTENEALGWLQSTAQPELALAVVSPRRFVPDYQVRVSRGELLPLELNEVKEAQVLAVVGKNDRGITLNLKAPLVINLKRRVGRQVITNGDLPLQFPLTPEPMALRKSA